A single region of the Desulfobacterales bacterium genome encodes:
- the flgK gene encoding flagellar hook-associated protein FlgK, whose product MGGIGSALSLGKSSLLTGQKALEVVGNNIANVNTPGYSREVPVFNDFPTLMIKGVSTGRGAYIDQVERQHDLFLTRQIQAKNAGLGEEAAKAPPLAEIDRIIDISENGLAAEIDRFFGSWQDLSADPGSRLTREAVLQSGIRLTKAFARPVNELTGLRKSLDFTLAARVNELNDKFEEMASLNQTVANIESAGSNALAARDRRDVLLQEISHALGGTSIEGDNGMVSYFLINGLPVVQDQNAYSLSLVQAGSVMGLQLQLGSRQIAVTADNLAGEFGGLLTVRDQLIPGLVDDLDKLAYSLADAVNQVHQLGTGLDGVSSRDFFVPPAQQAGAATSLALAFNDYRQVAAGRSAAPGDNANALALSDLGTAPLVDGSQSFSEFYGQIASNLGMEVRGNELALAGNQDALTQLNNLRDGKVGVSLEEEMINLFRYQKSFEASVKFLSTVDEMMDSLLSIKR is encoded by the coding sequence ATGGGCGGGATCGGCAGCGCATTGAGTCTGGGCAAAAGCAGTCTGCTCACCGGGCAGAAGGCGCTTGAGGTGGTGGGCAACAACATTGCCAACGTGAACACCCCCGGGTATTCACGCGAGGTCCCGGTGTTCAATGATTTTCCCACCTTGATGATCAAGGGGGTCTCGACCGGCAGGGGCGCTTATATCGACCAGGTGGAGCGCCAACACGACCTTTTTCTGACCCGCCAGATACAGGCCAAAAACGCCGGCCTGGGGGAGGAGGCGGCCAAGGCGCCCCCCCTGGCCGAGATCGATCGCATCATTGATATCTCGGAGAACGGCCTGGCCGCTGAAATCGACCGTTTTTTCGGCTCCTGGCAGGATCTGAGCGCTGACCCCGGGAGCCGGCTGACCCGGGAGGCGGTGCTGCAGAGCGGTATCCGGCTGACAAAGGCCTTTGCCCGGCCGGTCAACGAGTTAACCGGCCTGCGCAAGAGTCTTGACTTTACCCTGGCCGCCCGGGTCAACGAATTGAACGACAAGTTCGAGGAAATGGCGAGCCTCAATCAGACGGTTGCCAACATTGAGTCCGCCGGCTCGAACGCGCTGGCCGCCCGGGACCGGCGGGACGTCCTGCTCCAGGAGATCTCCCATGCCCTGGGCGGTACATCCATTGAGGGCGATAACGGCATGGTTTCCTATTTCCTGATCAACGGGCTGCCGGTGGTGCAGGACCAGAATGCCTACTCGCTGAGCCTGGTCCAGGCGGGCAGCGTGATGGGGTTGCAGCTGCAACTGGGGAGCCGGCAGATTGCGGTGACAGCGGACAACCTGGCCGGCGAGTTCGGCGGTCTGCTCACGGTGCGTGACCAGCTCATCCCGGGGTTGGTCGATGACCTGGACAAGCTCGCCTACAGCCTGGCCGATGCGGTGAACCAGGTCCACCAGCTCGGCACCGGGCTCGACGGGGTGTCATCCCGTGATTTTTTTGTTCCCCCGGCCCAGCAGGCGGGCGCGGCGACCTCGCTGGCCCTGGCCTTTAACGACTATCGCCAGGTGGCCGCCGGCCGGTCGGCCGCTCCGGGGGACAATGCCAATGCCCTGGCGCTGAGTGACCTGGGCACCGCGCCGCTGGTTGACGGCAGCCAGAGTTTCAGTGAATTCTACGGCCAGATCGCCAGCAACCTGGGGATGGAGGTCCGCGGCAATGAGCTGGCCCTGGCCGGCAACCAGGATGCCCTGACCCAGTTGAACAACCTGCGCGACGGCAAGGTCGGCGTGTCCCTGGAAGAGGAGATGATCAACCTGTTCCGTTACCAGAAGAGTTTTGAGGCCTCGGTCAAGTTTTTAAGCACGGTCGACGAGATGATGGATTCCCTGCTCAGTATCAAGAGGTAG
- a CDS encoding flagellar basal body P-ring protein FlgI: MHRTIGLLCLLVILCWPGPGLATRIKDIADIAGVRDNQLVGYGLVVGLNGSGDGAGTRFTVQSLVNMMERMGLTIDRNAVKVSNVAAVMVTAQLPPFARTGNGLDVLVSSVGDAKSLVGGTLLMTPLKGADGLIYAVAQGPLMVGALSFGGKAAKVQTNHPTVGRIPGGALIERQLPPVLPDNGELVYRLRQADFSTVARMTRVINDRFGAGTAEPLDGGGVRIVIPEGYRDKVLFIADLEGLQLQPDARARIVLNERTGTIVMGKDVRISTIAVSHGNLSLMINESASVSQPNPLAQGDTVIVPETTIQVNEDQSELVVLQRGVSIGEVARALNAIGATPRDLIAIFQAIKAAGALHAELVVL; the protein is encoded by the coding sequence ATGCACAGAACAATCGGACTACTTTGCCTGTTGGTGATTCTCTGTTGGCCGGGCCCCGGCCTGGCCACCCGGATCAAGGACATTGCCGATATCGCCGGGGTTCGCGACAATCAGCTGGTTGGCTACGGGCTGGTGGTCGGCCTCAACGGCAGCGGTGACGGCGCCGGCACCCGGTTTACGGTGCAGTCGCTGGTCAACATGATGGAACGGATGGGCCTCACCATTGACCGCAACGCGGTCAAGGTGTCCAATGTCGCCGCGGTGATGGTCACCGCCCAGCTCCCCCCTTTTGCCAGGACCGGCAACGGCCTGGATGTCCTGGTCTCCTCGGTCGGTGATGCCAAGAGCCTGGTCGGCGGCACCCTGTTGATGACGCCGCTCAAGGGGGCCGACGGCCTGATCTATGCGGTCGCCCAGGGGCCGCTGATGGTCGGGGCCCTGTCCTTCGGCGGCAAGGCGGCCAAGGTCCAGACCAACCATCCCACCGTGGGACGGATTCCCGGGGGCGCCCTGATCGAACGGCAGCTGCCGCCGGTCCTGCCGGATAACGGTGAACTGGTCTACCGGCTGCGCCAGGCCGATTTCAGCACCGTGGCGCGGATGACCAGGGTGATCAACGACCGGTTCGGCGCCGGAACCGCCGAGCCGCTGGACGGCGGCGGGGTCAGGATCGTCATCCCGGAGGGCTACCGGGACAAGGTGCTGTTCATCGCTGATCTTGAAGGACTGCAACTGCAGCCGGACGCCCGGGCCCGGATCGTCCTGAACGAGCGGACCGGGACGATCGTGATGGGTAAGGATGTCCGGATTTCAACCATTGCCGTTTCCCACGGCAATCTCAGCCTGATGATCAATGAGTCCGCCTCGGTGTCCCAGCCCAACCCGCTGGCCCAGGGTGATACGGTAATCGTGCCCGAGACCACGATCCAGGTGAACGAGGATCAAAGCGAGTTGGTTGTGCTCCAGCGGGGGGTCAGTATCGGCGAGGTGGCCAGGGCCTTGAACGCCATCGGCGCCACCCCCCGTGACCTGATCGCCATCTTTCAGGCGATCAAGGCGGCCGGGGCGCTGCATGCGGAACTGGTGGTCCTTTAA
- a CDS encoding PilZ domain-containing protein, whose product MISSKIREFFSTPRPAQASLPSQGQGSTRLSCQLLIKPPNLLMAHFPNASFTPLSFDPTGTVFCYCAGTDTVFHLYSRIDKITGEQDLQMIVVEAFSYPQLRRFFRVDAEVFLKCRPLRAAAAAPAEAKRTRVNLSAVGLRFQTIQPFNQGEQVDIEMQLPGEPPELIHCLGRVMRSGSGKDNRSREVAIDLVEIPVEAQDKIIKFCLIEQRRQIRLKVQVLDPGVI is encoded by the coding sequence GTGATCAGCAGTAAAATCAGAGAGTTTTTTTCAACGCCCCGCCCGGCGCAGGCCAGCTTGCCCAGCCAGGGGCAGGGCTCCACCCGCTTGTCCTGCCAGTTGTTGATCAAACCCCCGAACCTGCTCATGGCGCATTTTCCCAATGCGTCCTTCACCCCGTTGTCATTCGACCCGACCGGCACGGTTTTCTGCTACTGTGCCGGGACCGATACGGTTTTTCATCTCTATTCCCGGATCGACAAGATCACCGGCGAGCAGGACCTGCAGATGATCGTTGTGGAGGCCTTTTCCTACCCGCAACTGCGGCGGTTCTTCCGGGTTGATGCCGAGGTGTTCCTGAAGTGTCGTCCGTTGCGGGCCGCGGCGGCGGCGCCGGCTGAGGCAAAACGGACAAGGGTCAACCTGAGCGCGGTCGGCCTGCGTTTCCAGACGATCCAGCCCTTTAACCAGGGGGAACAGGTGGACATTGAAATGCAACTGCCCGGGGAGCCGCCCGAGCTGATCCATTGCCTCGGCCGGGTGATGCGGAGCGGTTCCGGCAAGGATAACCGGAGCCGGGAGGTGGCCATCGACCTGGTGGAGATCCCGGTCGAGGCGCAGGATAAGATCATCAAGTTCTGCCTGATAGAGCAGCGGCGTCAGATCCGGCTCAAGGTCCAGGTCCTTGATCCGGGAGTGATATGA
- the flgL gene encoding flagellar hook-associated protein FlgL, translated as MRVTESSTYRTLIQSMNRNSLRLQEAQIAAATGKKLQKASDNPAGVGPVLIARGQLQSANLFLKNSAAAADRLKSQDTELGQVDNLLVRAIELTIAAGNGGYGRSERTAMANEIRDIKAEMLGRANGQMDGRYFYGGFQDRTPPFSVNPGYDPVLDPRPVLYNGDNGAVELEIAPDEKMTVNFTGNAVFLGDEDGDGLVDGGRVDVFAVLTSLEEAMRANDQAGVTALVDDLYAAQEQIGVYQGKTGSALGRLDRSIEQMRDIQVDLQEILSRYQDVDLVEAITDMTRQEQALQAAMGVTGRIARLSILDYL; from the coding sequence ATGCGAGTCACCGAGTCCAGCACCTATCGCACCCTGATCCAATCCATGAACCGGAACAGCCTGCGCCTGCAGGAGGCCCAGATCGCGGCCGCCACCGGGAAAAAACTGCAAAAGGCCTCGGACAATCCGGCCGGGGTCGGGCCGGTGCTCATTGCGCGGGGACAGCTGCAGAGCGCCAACCTGTTTCTCAAGAACAGTGCGGCGGCCGCGGATCGTCTGAAGTCCCAGGACACGGAACTGGGCCAGGTTGACAACCTGCTGGTCCGGGCCATTGAACTTACCATCGCCGCTGGCAACGGCGGTTACGGCCGGTCCGAACGTACGGCAATGGCCAACGAGATCCGCGATATCAAGGCGGAAATGCTCGGCCGGGCCAACGGCCAGATGGACGGCAGGTATTTTTACGGCGGTTTTCAGGACCGGACCCCCCCTTTTTCGGTCAACCCGGGCTACGATCCGGTACTGGATCCCCGGCCGGTGCTGTACAACGGCGATAACGGGGCAGTGGAACTGGAGATTGCTCCGGACGAGAAGATGACGGTCAATTTCACCGGCAATGCCGTTTTTCTGGGCGATGAGGATGGCGACGGGCTGGTCGATGGCGGCCGGGTCGATGTGTTTGCCGTGTTGACCTCCCTGGAGGAGGCGATGCGGGCCAATGACCAGGCCGGGGTTACCGCGCTGGTGGACGATCTATACGCGGCCCAGGAGCAGATCGGGGTGTATCAGGGCAAGACCGGCTCAGCCCTTGGCCGGCTGGACCGGTCCATTGAGCAGATGCGGGATATCCAGGTCGATCTCCAGGAGATTCTCTCCCGCTATCAGGATGTCGACCTGGTCGAGGCGATCACTGATATGACCCGGCAGGAACAGGCGCTGCAGGCGGCCATGGGCGTCACCGGGCGGATCGCCAGACTGTCGATCCTTGATTATCTGTAA
- a CDS encoding rod-binding protein, whose product MNLSIDPRFPPQPAAPATPAERRKSGDDPALAKACRDFEAIFLQALFKGMRATAIEGGLFEKGNDQEMFQDLMDMELAKSAASRNMLGIGRALFRDLQDQR is encoded by the coding sequence ATGAATCTGTCCATTGATCCCCGATTTCCCCCCCAGCCGGCGGCTCCGGCTACCCCTGCCGAGCGCCGCAAGAGTGGCGATGATCCCGCCCTGGCCAAGGCCTGCCGGGATTTTGAGGCGATCTTCCTGCAAGCGCTTTTCAAGGGTATGCGCGCGACCGCCATTGAGGGCGGTCTGTTTGAAAAAGGCAATGACCAGGAGATGTTTCAGGACCTCATGGACATGGAACTGGCCAAGTCAGCGGCCTCGCGGAATATGCTCGGCATCGGCCGGGCCCTGTTCCGGGATTTGCAGGACCAGAGGTAG
- a CDS encoding flagellar biosynthesis anti-sigma factor FlgM: MTDNINFGSGLGPINRINGQQKTADCRPRADKGPVDRVDFSSVLQEVSRAREVPAPVDSERVQKLALLKAQIADGSYRPDLEKVAVSLIDFLAGVK; encoded by the coding sequence ATGACGGATAACATCAACTTCGGCAGTGGATTGGGGCCGATTAACCGCATTAATGGGCAGCAGAAGACAGCGGACTGCCGGCCAAGGGCTGACAAGGGTCCTGTTGATCGGGTGGATTTTTCCTCGGTTCTGCAGGAGGTGAGCAGGGCCAGGGAGGTCCCGGCCCCGGTTGACAGCGAACGGGTGCAGAAGCTGGCCTTGCTCAAGGCCCAGATTGCCGACGGCTCCTACCGGCCCGATCTGGAAAAGGTCGCCGTCAGTCTGATTGATTTCCTTGCCGGGGTGAAATAG
- a CDS encoding flagellar protein FlgN, which produces MSGHTLAEQLQQLHDLILRERECAKALDLDGLRAVTREKEELVRRLEPAVDRGPELRALAEKIKLENRRNAYLFWSSLKFVRDSMSFFTRQVSPPAAYGAGGRMIESSGSGLVLAGRV; this is translated from the coding sequence ATGTCCGGTCATACCCTTGCCGAGCAGCTGCAGCAGCTGCATGACCTGATTCTGCGTGAGCGGGAATGCGCCAAGGCCCTTGATCTTGACGGCCTGCGGGCCGTTACCCGCGAAAAAGAGGAACTGGTGCGCCGGCTGGAGCCGGCCGTGGACCGGGGACCTGAACTCCGGGCCCTGGCGGAAAAGATCAAATTGGAAAACCGGCGCAACGCCTATCTGTTCTGGTCGTCCCTGAAGTTTGTCCGCGACAGCATGTCGTTTTTCACTCGCCAGGTCAGCCCGCCCGCTGCCTATGGCGCCGGCGGGCGGATGATCGAAAGCAGCGGCAGCGGCCTGGTCCTGGCCGGGAGAGTGTGA
- a CDS encoding flagellar assembly protein FliW yields the protein MSNSKMAQLKKINTRFGEVEYDPEKTIHFPMGMLGFKDLHEYIVMPNKKDGPLFWLQSVEDPEVAFVLTDPTNFFLDYRIAPDKNEQARLAMREGDVCHVLSVVTVQPDRKVTLNLQAPILYAPAANRALQIILDNSPYGVRTPLPEME from the coding sequence ATGAGTAACAGTAAAATGGCGCAATTGAAAAAAATCAATACCCGGTTCGGCGAGGTGGAGTATGATCCCGAAAAAACCATCCATTTCCCCATGGGGATGCTGGGGTTCAAAGACCTGCATGAATACATTGTCATGCCTAACAAAAAGGACGGACCCCTGTTCTGGCTGCAGAGCGTGGAAGACCCGGAGGTGGCCTTTGTCCTGACCGACCCGACCAACTTCTTTCTCGACTACCGGATCGCGCCGGATAAAAACGAGCAGGCCCGGCTCGCCATGCGGGAAGGTGATGTGTGCCATGTCCTGTCAGTGGTTACGGTGCAGCCCGACCGCAAGGTCACCTTGAATCTGCAGGCCCCGATCCTTTATGCGCCGGCCGCCAACCGAGCCCTGCAGATTATCCTTGATAATTCACCCTACGGGGTCCGCACCCCCCTGCCGGAGATGGAATAA
- the fliD gene encoding flagellar filament capping protein FliD, protein MSISFGGLATGLDTTAIIESIMGVERRPIIRLEADKAYFNSRLNAFTDLNTRLTSLLSNIKTLADSTGLQPRSATLSSTDFISASVADTAATGNYEIKAHSLAQVEKLVSDTGLFADKDTTTYKTGTLNLTVGTTLTSITIDDTNNTLAGIAQAINDAGAGVSATIINDGTATNPYRLVLAGDSVPDTVPDYTALDPDDPDGADNILGTADDNTYIVFDASGLTVGTDSDFAPTFTLAQQARKAHIEVDNIDIYGTTNRFTEAIPDVTLTIDAADGGATITNLAVNLDQAALKSRIQEFASGYNSVMAFINDQSTHGDDTAGILSGDSTLAMVKRRLQGLLTTRVDGNLSIPTLSGLGLETQRDGSLTLDDSILTNAINNNLDEVVTLLAGSGSGASAVEGVGSRFQEYLEGITSSTDGFLAVRQKSYDDNISRMNNDIARLELRLIKREETLNKQYVALEQLMSVFNAQSSYLTQQMQYMSNLWSRHK, encoded by the coding sequence ATGAGCATCAGTTTTGGCGGCCTGGCCACCGGCCTGGACACCACCGCTATAATCGAATCGATCATGGGTGTTGAACGGCGGCCGATCATCCGGCTGGAGGCGGACAAGGCCTATTTCAACAGCCGTCTTAACGCCTTTACCGACCTCAATACCAGGCTGACCTCCCTGTTAAGCAATATCAAGACCCTGGCCGATTCCACGGGACTGCAGCCCAGAAGCGCCACCCTGAGTTCAACGGATTTTATCAGCGCCTCGGTTGCCGACACCGCGGCAACAGGCAATTATGAAATCAAGGCCCACTCGCTCGCCCAGGTGGAAAAACTGGTCAGCGATACCGGTCTGTTCGCTGACAAGGACACCACCACCTACAAGACCGGCACCCTGAACCTGACCGTCGGCACTACCCTTACCAGTATCACCATCGACGACACGAATAATACCCTGGCCGGTATTGCCCAGGCCATTAACGATGCCGGCGCCGGGGTGTCCGCCACCATCATCAACGACGGCACCGCAACAAATCCTTACCGGCTGGTCCTGGCCGGTGACAGCGTACCGGACACGGTTCCGGATTACACGGCCCTTGACCCCGACGACCCGGACGGGGCTGACAATATTCTGGGGACGGCCGACGATAACACCTATATCGTTTTTGACGCCTCAGGGCTGACCGTGGGCACTGACAGCGATTTTGCCCCCACCTTTACCCTGGCCCAACAGGCCCGGAAGGCCCACATCGAGGTTGACAACATTGACATTTACGGCACCACCAACAGGTTTACCGAGGCCATCCCCGATGTGACCCTTACCATTGACGCTGCTGATGGCGGCGCCACCATCACCAACCTGGCCGTCAACCTGGACCAGGCAGCATTGAAAAGCAGGATACAGGAGTTTGCCTCGGGATATAACAGTGTGATGGCCTTTATCAACGATCAATCCACCCATGGCGATGATACTGCCGGGATCCTCAGCGGCGATTCGACCCTTGCCATGGTCAAACGCCGCCTGCAGGGGTTGCTCACCACCCGGGTGGACGGCAACCTGTCCATACCAACCCTTTCCGGACTCGGACTGGAAACCCAGCGGGACGGTTCCCTGACCCTGGATGACTCCATCCTTACCAATGCCATCAACAATAACCTGGACGAGGTGGTGACCCTGCTGGCCGGCAGCGGCTCGGGCGCTTCGGCGGTTGAAGGAGTGGGCAGCCGTTTTCAGGAATATCTTGAGGGTATTACCAGTAGTACGGATGGATTTCTGGCTGTCCGGCAAAAAAGCTATGATGACAATATCAGCCGGATGAACAACGATATCGCCAGGCTTGAATTACGTCTTATAAAACGGGAAGAGACCCTGAACAAGCAATACGTGGCCCTGGAACAGTTGATGAGCGTGTTTAACGCCCAGAGCAGTTACCTGACCCAGCAGATGCAATACATGAGCAACCTATGGAGCAGACATAAATGA
- the flgA gene encoding flagellar basal body P-ring formation chaperone FlgA, whose translation MTTGFFSLLIAGLSLLLAVAGAGPARALEFPLAVDSSGAQVVDQARIRGLLDAFLVARADMLPMARVRFKSVEEIRPFELPAGVATCEIVPALPAIIGSRRFSLIFRVNGRVKKNLALRTDLEALAPVAVAAISLPRGAVIAPGDVRMVERDLSGLRQPCLDAGSLVGKKVRRTLRAGEVLLKGLLKTPPVVRRGDLVTMTLRSGGMVLTARGAARENGVTGATIRVRNNASHKEILCRVTGPGTVVVEM comes from the coding sequence ATGACAACCGGTTTTTTCAGTTTGCTGATCGCCGGCCTGAGCCTGCTGCTGGCTGTGGCCGGCGCCGGTCCTGCCCGGGCCCTGGAGTTTCCATTGGCTGTTGACAGCAGTGGCGCGCAAGTTGTTGATCAGGCCCGGATCAGGGGGCTTCTCGATGCCTTTCTGGTGGCCCGGGCCGATATGCTGCCAATGGCCCGGGTCCGCTTCAAGTCGGTCGAAGAAATAAGGCCCTTTGAATTGCCGGCCGGAGTGGCGACCTGTGAGATCGTGCCGGCCCTGCCGGCGATTATCGGCAGCCGGCGGTTCAGCTTGATATTCCGGGTCAATGGCCGGGTGAAGAAAAACCTCGCCCTGCGCACCGATCTGGAAGCGCTTGCCCCGGTCGCGGTTGCAGCCATAAGTTTGCCCCGCGGCGCGGTGATTGCCCCGGGAGATGTGCGTATGGTGGAACGGGACCTCAGCGGCCTGCGCCAACCATGCCTGGACGCCGGGTCCCTGGTCGGCAAGAAGGTGCGCCGGACCCTGCGGGCCGGCGAGGTCCTGCTGAAGGGGCTGTTGAAGACTCCGCCGGTGGTGCGCCGGGGCGACCTGGTAACAATGACCCTGCGCAGTGGCGGCATGGTCCTGACCGCCCGGGGGGCGGCCCGGGAAAACGGGGTGACCGGGGCCACGATCCGGGTGCGCAACAACGCCTCGCACAAAGAAATACTGTGCCGGGTGACCGGTCCCGGCACGGTGGTGGTGGAGATGTGA
- a CDS encoding diguanylate cyclase yields MSTALFISHELPRSRANDCRCTLEGWGLFKDLRVCSDEASALDLLEQSPADAVFYAWSENDTAGLFTFLRTIQQHDAWPELPVLVMTEKNQLLASLTALEHGAADCLPWQLPVAECQARVKTHLNLRERLTRLRKANKRLARVALTDMLTGLYNRAYFDMALENEVTRSKRTGQPISLLLVDLDHFKRIIDTFGHQVGDRVLQLVAESFKVTCRRPDIVCRYSGEEFVLILPETDAPAAIVLADRIRRNLQGVTCIAAEKQVKISATIGLSCPDLRDLDAQSLLEQADTALYAGKRKGRNRTEIYSRPRPKGLATIFPGPGIMRAEIGCS; encoded by the coding sequence ATGTCGACTGCATTGTTTATATCCCACGAATTACCGCGATCCCGGGCCAACGACTGCCGGTGTACCCTGGAAGGCTGGGGCCTGTTCAAGGACCTGCGGGTCTGCTCCGACGAGGCCAGCGCCCTGGATCTGCTGGAGCAATCGCCGGCAGACGCGGTATTTTACGCCTGGTCGGAAAACGATACCGCCGGCCTCTTTACCTTCCTGCGGACAATACAACAACATGATGCCTGGCCGGAACTGCCGGTACTGGTGATGACCGAAAAAAATCAGCTGCTCGCCAGCCTGACCGCCCTTGAGCACGGCGCGGCCGACTGTCTTCCCTGGCAATTACCAGTCGCGGAATGTCAGGCCCGGGTCAAAACCCATCTCAATCTGAGGGAACGGCTGACCAGGTTGCGCAAGGCCAACAAACGCCTGGCCCGGGTGGCATTGACCGATATGCTGACCGGCCTCTACAACCGGGCCTACTTTGACATGGCCCTTGAAAACGAGGTCACCCGCAGCAAACGCACCGGTCAACCCATCTCACTGTTACTGGTTGATCTGGACCACTTCAAGCGGATCATCGACACCTTTGGCCATCAGGTCGGTGACCGGGTCCTGCAGCTGGTGGCCGAGAGCTTTAAGGTGACCTGCCGCCGGCCCGATATCGTCTGCCGGTACAGTGGCGAGGAATTTGTGCTCATTCTTCCGGAAACCGACGCACCGGCGGCCATTGTTCTGGCCGATCGCATTCGCCGGAATCTCCAGGGAGTGACATGCATTGCAGCGGAGAAACAGGTCAAGATCTCCGCAACCATTGGCCTCAGTTGCCCTGACCTGCGGGATCTCGACGCCCAGAGCCTTCTCGAACAGGCCGACACGGCCCTGTATGCCGGGAAACGAAAAGGCCGCAACCGCACGGAAATCTACTCCCGGCCGCGGCCCAAGGGCCTGGCAACGATCTTCCCCGGCCCCGGAATCATGCGGGCGGAAATCGGTTGTTCCTGA
- the fliS gene encoding flagellar export chaperone FliS, with product MNHYPRQYQNTQVNTSSPEQLLIMLYDGAIRFVRQAQEAMAAGNRKTRLEKISKAMAIICELANTLDHGAGGEIAGNLDRLYEFMNRELLQANVHHDAERLVRVGEMLTGLRDTWRQAIEQVQAAGAAAKGKREGRAGAAADSPKSLSIAL from the coding sequence ATGAACCATTATCCGCGCCAGTATCAGAATACCCAGGTAAACACCTCCTCGCCGGAACAGCTTCTGATCATGCTGTATGACGGCGCCATCCGCTTTGTCCGCCAGGCCCAGGAAGCAATGGCCGCCGGCAACAGGAAGACGAGGCTGGAGAAAATCAGCAAGGCGATGGCCATTATCTGTGAGTTGGCAAATACCCTTGACCACGGGGCTGGCGGGGAAATCGCCGGCAATCTTGACCGGCTCTACGAATTCATGAACCGGGAACTGCTGCAGGCCAATGTCCACCACGATGCGGAGCGGCTCGTCCGGGTCGGAGAGATGTTGACCGGGCTGCGCGATACCTGGAGGCAGGCGATTGAGCAGGTCCAGGCCGCGGGGGCCGCGGCCAAGGGAAAGAGGGAGGGGCGGGCCGGCGCGGCCGCGGATAGTCCCAAATCCCTGTCAATAGCTTTGTGA
- a CDS encoding flagellar basal body L-ring protein FlgH, giving the protein MTRIWLLMVVLLLLGGCAAIQPPAPPPVEMAAGPAVRPASAPGSLWNSGSAGIFADLKARRIGDILTVAIYEKASASKEATTSTGRDSSASAGLTNLFGLEAEIGKINSAIDPGKLINASYVNGFKGTGATTRKEDLVATLTARVVAVLANGNLKIAGSKTVTVNREDQLIKLTGVVRPADVSAGNIVDSKYVLDARIVYTGKGVISDKQGQGWLVRALDTVWPF; this is encoded by the coding sequence ATGACGAGAATATGGCTGTTAATGGTTGTCCTGTTGCTGCTCGGGGGGTGTGCGGCGATCCAGCCCCCGGCGCCGCCGCCGGTCGAGATGGCCGCCGGGCCGGCGGTGCGGCCCGCGTCCGCCCCTGGTTCCCTGTGGAACAGCGGTAGCGCCGGGATTTTTGCCGACCTCAAGGCCAGGCGCATCGGGGACATCCTGACCGTGGCCATTTACGAGAAGGCCAGCGCCAGCAAGGAGGCGACCACCAGTACCGGCAGGGACAGCAGCGCCTCCGCCGGGCTGACCAACCTGTTTGGCCTGGAAGCGGAGATAGGCAAGATCAATTCCGCGATTGATCCCGGCAAGTTGATTAATGCCAGCTATGTAAACGGGTTCAAGGGGACCGGCGCCACCACCCGCAAGGAAGACCTGGTGGCAACCCTGACCGCCCGGGTGGTGGCGGTGCTGGCCAACGGCAACCTGAAAATTGCCGGCAGCAAGACGGTGACCGTCAACCGCGAAGACCAGTTGATCAAACTGACCGGCGTGGTCCGGCCGGCTGATGTCTCTGCCGGCAACATCGTTGATTCCAAGTATGTTCTCGATGCCCGGATCGTCTATACCGGCAAGGGTGTTATCAGTGATAAACAGGGGCAGGGCTGGTTGGTCCGGGCCCTGGATACGGTCTGGCCTTTTTAG
- a CDS encoding flagellar protein FlaG: MKIEAIALAGAGLKVEQPAAEKIDEQRKAPELSVAGPEQDRSKVAPEEILSKIKDLTEDGVYSIRFEMNKEIEKLIIKVVDKESGELIRQIPPEELITASERMRDYRGLIIETES; this comes from the coding sequence ATGAAGATCGAAGCAATCGCTCTCGCCGGTGCCGGTCTCAAGGTTGAGCAGCCGGCCGCGGAAAAGATCGACGAGCAACGCAAGGCACCTGAATTGTCTGTTGCCGGGCCGGAACAGGACCGGAGCAAGGTCGCCCCGGAAGAGATACTCTCGAAGATCAAGGACCTTACCGAGGACGGGGTCTACAGCATCCGGTTTGAGATGAACAAGGAAATAGAAAAACTGATCATCAAGGTTGTTGATAAGGAAAGCGGCGAACTGATCCGCCAGATCCCGCCGGAGGAATTGATTACCGCCTCGGAGCGGATGCGGGATTACCGCGGGCTGATCATTGAAACCGAAAGCTGA